GCAACAGGGGCACCTCGCCGGGGGACACCGGCCGCACGGTGCCCCGGGGCCAGCTGTCGCCGTACGGCCCGGCCGCCCGGCCGGTGGCCGACGACGACAGCGACCGCTAGGTCTGGGCCTGCCGCAGGCCGGCCAGGGCTTCGACGGGCCCTACCGCCGGCGCTGCCCCCGACGGTCGCAGCCGGTTCCAGGTGGCTGCGGCCGTGAGGCCGTACGCGAGGTGCGGCACGATGTCGGCGAGCCAATCGGCGCGCCGCCAGGTCCGTGGGTCGGTGACGCCGAGCAGCGTCAGCGACCCGTCGGACAGGGTCATCGCCCCGCCGCCGAGCAGCGCGGCGGCCCGCAGGACCGGCTGCCGCCGGCCGCGCACCAGCGCCGCGAAGCCGACCGCCGCCGCCACGCCGAGCCCGTAGCCCATCAGCGCGCCGAGCCCGGAGCGGCGGTTGCTCGCCTGTTCCGTCGACCCCAGGTTCACGTGAGCCGCGCCGGCCAGCTTTCCGGCGCTCTCCTCCGGGGTGTGGCTGGCCGGGCGGGCCCGGGTGGTCATGTCCAGGTAGGTCACGATGTTGAGGGCGGTGGTGCCCACCGCCCCGGCGATGAGTCCGTCGGTCAGCGCGGTGCCCTTCACTTCTTCGGGTCTCCCGGTTCGCGGTTGCCCTTGGGGCCGTAGACGCGTTCACCCCGCGCGATGCCCCGCTGACCCCGATCCTCCTGAAGGATCCGGTTCGCGGTCTCGTCGGCCTTCTTGTCCGGCACGTGCCGCCCCGAACCGTCGATCGCGTTGCGGATGCGGGCACGCTGCTTGTCGTAGGCGTTGCTGCCCGGCCGAG
This is a stretch of genomic DNA from Micromonospora sp. WMMD1082. It encodes these proteins:
- a CDS encoding phosphatidylethanolamine-binding protein, with the protein product MPGPRPGSNAYDKQRARIRNAIDGSGRHVPDKKADETANRILQEDRGQRGIARGERVYGPKGNREPGDPKK